The following proteins are encoded in a genomic region of Gemmatimonadota bacterium:
- a CDS encoding response regulator — translation MHILVVDDHDFTRSMTVRLLHDIGQTDIAECRDGAEALVSARAQRPDVVLSDLNMPGMDGMTFIRQLAKEKLTDSLIILSGLELSVLRAVESLAVVSGLRVLGAVAKPIRKDALASMLHAHNNPQSASGNGGDIDLAGLERGIAMEQFKAWYVPILDVTSLRTVALEAVPRWESREYGTLMGITALASVDRLAAAPEAAKQIVRDAMLGAALWRQMGWRGTVIVPLGLGALRDDNLLDWIHAQARINGISGHAFAIALEGAAFTEDAGTAAFALARALMHEFAVTVHLRTPEDLAAMNLLTASSTITCPASWVSDPVLLHRVHECASRIRAVVGVTNVDEARLLDTMHEARVHLVQGAAVGEPSGAAETYETHLRVSG, via the coding sequence ATGCACATTCTGGTCGTTGACGATCACGATTTCACGCGCTCGATGACCGTGCGCCTGCTGCACGACATCGGCCAAACCGATATCGCCGAATGCCGCGATGGCGCGGAAGCGCTGGTCTCGGCGCGAGCGCAGCGCCCGGATGTCGTCCTCAGTGATTTGAATATGCCGGGCATGGACGGCATGACATTTATTCGTCAGTTAGCCAAAGAAAAACTCACGGATTCACTGATCATTTTGTCCGGACTCGAACTCAGCGTGTTGCGCGCCGTCGAGTCGCTGGCGGTGGTGTCGGGGCTCCGCGTGCTCGGAGCCGTGGCGAAACCCATCCGGAAGGACGCGCTCGCCTCCATGTTGCACGCGCACAATAATCCGCAGAGCGCGTCGGGAAACGGCGGCGACATCGATCTCGCGGGGCTCGAGCGCGGTATTGCGATGGAGCAATTCAAGGCGTGGTATGTGCCGATCCTCGATGTCACGTCGCTGCGTACGGTGGCGCTTGAGGCCGTGCCGCGCTGGGAATCGCGCGAGTACGGAACCCTCATGGGCATCACCGCGCTGGCCTCGGTGGATCGTCTCGCCGCCGCGCCGGAAGCGGCCAAACAGATCGTGCGCGATGCGATGCTCGGTGCCGCGCTCTGGCGTCAGATGGGATGGCGCGGGACGGTCATCGTGCCACTTGGCCTCGGGGCCCTCCGCGACGACAATTTGCTCGACTGGATTCACGCGCAGGCGCGAATCAACGGCATTTCCGGTCATGCCTTTGCGATTGCGCTCGAGGGTGCTGCATTTACCGAAGACGCGGGCACGGCGGCCTTTGCGTTGGCGCGCGCGCTGATGCACGAGTTCGCCGTTACCGTCCATCTCCGGACGCCGGAAGACCTCGCCGCCATGAACCTCCTCACGGCGAGTAGCACCATCACCTGCCCGGCGAGCTGGGTATCAGATCCAGTGCTCCTGCATCGCGTCCACGAATGCGCGAGCCGGATTCGCGCGGTGGTCGGTGTGACCAACGTGGATGAGGCGCGGCTGCTCGACACGATGCACGAAGCGCGGGTTCATCTGGTGCAGGGGGCCGCGGTCGGCGAGCCGTCTGGCGCGGCGGAAACGTACGAGACGCACTTGCGCGTGTCGGGCTGA
- a CDS encoding NAD(P) transhydrogenase subunit alpha — MTQIFQLYVFILAGFIGFFVISKVPPLLHTPLMSATNAISGISLVGAIVAAGGQYGKVSTILGFIAVICAATNVVAGFLITDRMLAMFGGPKKSATTEGAK; from the coding sequence ATGACCCAGATCTTCCAGCTCTACGTCTTTATTCTCGCGGGCTTCATCGGCTTCTTCGTGATTTCGAAAGTCCCGCCCCTGCTCCATACGCCGTTGATGTCGGCGACCAACGCGATCTCCGGCATTTCGCTCGTGGGCGCGATCGTCGCCGCCGGCGGACAGTACGGGAAGGTCTCCACGATCCTCGGCTTCATTGCGGTGATCTGCGCGGCGACGAACGTGGTGGCCGGCTTCCTGATTACCGACCGCATGCTCGCGATGTTCGGCGGTCCCAAGAAGTCCGCGACGACGGAAGGTGCCAAGTGA
- a CDS encoding enoyl-CoA hydratase/isomerase family protein has protein sequence MTAHDQGSAASGGVVTSHHAGVATITFEHPKGNSLPAALLAQLARAVETEGRNPEATVIVLRSGGRGPFCAGASFDELVAVDTPDAGAEFFSGFARVILAMIRAPKFVVTRVHGKAAGGAVGLIAASDYAIAVATAPAKLSELAVGIGPFVVGPVIEKKIGLAAFGAMSVDADWRSAEWCAQHGLYSAVAADEAALDQQMDALATTLAGSNPDAMRLMKEAFWAGTEGWDALLADRARMSGTLVLSPFTRAAIARFRQR, from the coding sequence ATGACGGCCCACGACCAAGGTTCCGCTGCGTCCGGTGGAGTCGTGACCTCGCACCACGCGGGCGTCGCGACCATCACTTTTGAGCACCCCAAGGGGAATTCGCTCCCCGCCGCCCTGCTCGCACAACTCGCACGCGCGGTGGAGACGGAGGGGCGCAACCCTGAGGCTACGGTGATCGTGCTCCGCAGTGGTGGCCGCGGGCCGTTCTGTGCAGGCGCCTCGTTTGATGAACTCGTGGCGGTGGACACGCCCGACGCCGGCGCCGAGTTCTTCAGTGGATTCGCGCGGGTCATTCTTGCGATGATCCGCGCGCCGAAGTTCGTGGTCACGCGAGTGCACGGCAAAGCGGCCGGCGGCGCCGTGGGGCTCATTGCGGCCTCCGACTATGCGATTGCCGTGGCGACGGCCCCGGCCAAGCTCAGCGAACTCGCCGTGGGGATTGGCCCGTTCGTGGTGGGGCCGGTCATCGAAAAGAAGATTGGCCTAGCGGCGTTCGGCGCCATGTCGGTGGACGCGGATTGGCGGAGCGCCGAGTGGTGTGCCCAGCACGGTCTGTATTCCGCGGTGGCGGCGGACGAAGCGGCGCTTGACCAGCAGATGGACGCGCTGGCCACCACGCTCGCCGGGTCGAACCCCGATGCGATGCGCCTCATGAAGGAGGCGTTTTGGGCCGGTACCGAGGGATGGGATGCCCTGCTCGCGGACCGCGCGCGGATGAGCGGTACGCTCGTGCTGAGTCCGTTCACGCGCGCGGCGATCGCGCGGTTCCGGCAGCGATAA
- a CDS encoding Hpt domain-containing protein has protein sequence MDPNYLLDLTDDNRTITKEILLDFVRSDAADRANLAVAHQAGDTKALNMLAHRIKGGARSIGAVEYAAIAEDIEKGALKGIEFLRGDVEALERAGVALAAWVARFQ, from the coding sequence ATGGACCCGAACTATCTGCTCGACCTGACCGACGACAATCGGACCATCACGAAGGAAATCCTTCTGGACTTCGTGCGGAGCGATGCGGCAGACCGCGCGAACCTTGCTGTCGCGCATCAGGCGGGCGACACCAAGGCCCTGAATATGCTGGCGCATCGCATCAAAGGGGGCGCGCGGTCCATCGGTGCCGTGGAATACGCGGCAATCGCCGAGGATATTGAGAAGGGGGCCCTTAAGGGAATCGAGTTTCTGCGCGGCGACGTCGAAGCGCTGGAGCGGGCCGGTGTGGCGCTCGCCGCATGGGTCGCGCGGTTCCAGTAG
- a CDS encoding MATE family efflux transporter, protein MHKPSGSTAELALPDTHSWWRDLRDATRGSHHDYTEGNIGRAIFLLAVPMVLEMIMEGLFAVADVFWVGRLGSDAVATVGLTETMMIIIYTVAIGLSISGAAFVARRIGEKNADAAARGAVQAILLGGFASAVLAVAGAVFAPQLLALMGASPSVIATGTGFTRVMLGGSSSAFLLFIINSTFRGAGDAAVAMRVLWLANWINILLGPVLIFGLGPFPKLGVMGAAVATTIGRGTGVVFALSRLARGSGHLAVKRRHLTVEWNTIQTLARMSVSATVQFTVSTVSWIGLVRVMASFGSVAMAGYTIAVRIMMLALMPAFGISSAGATMVGQALGAQNPNRAAQAVRTAARYNVWFLGIVGVLFLIGAPWLIAAFTHDEAVRDVASFGLRTMALGFPMFALGMVYTQAFNGAGDTRTPTLINLAVFWAFEIPFAWLLAEHTTAGFRGIFIAVAVAYSLLALISRALFARGRWKTRTV, encoded by the coding sequence CACCCACTCGTGGTGGCGCGACTTGCGCGACGCCACCCGTGGCTCGCACCACGATTACACCGAAGGCAACATTGGCCGCGCCATATTTCTGTTGGCGGTGCCGATGGTGCTGGAAATGATCATGGAAGGGCTCTTCGCCGTGGCCGACGTGTTCTGGGTCGGTCGGTTGGGGAGCGATGCGGTGGCCACCGTGGGACTCACCGAGACGATGATGATCATCATCTACACGGTGGCCATTGGGCTCAGCATTAGCGGTGCGGCCTTCGTCGCGCGGCGCATTGGCGAAAAGAATGCCGACGCGGCGGCGCGAGGCGCCGTGCAAGCGATCCTCCTTGGCGGCTTCGCGTCTGCCGTGCTGGCTGTAGCGGGCGCCGTGTTTGCGCCACAGCTGCTGGCGCTGATGGGGGCGTCACCTTCCGTGATTGCGACCGGCACCGGTTTCACGCGCGTGATGTTGGGCGGCAGTTCCTCGGCGTTCCTCCTGTTCATCATCAACTCGACCTTTCGCGGCGCCGGCGATGCGGCCGTCGCGATGCGCGTCCTCTGGCTCGCGAACTGGATCAACATCTTGCTGGGCCCAGTTCTCATTTTCGGACTCGGACCCTTCCCCAAGTTGGGGGTGATGGGTGCCGCCGTGGCCACGACCATTGGCCGCGGCACGGGCGTGGTGTTTGCGCTCTCGCGTCTCGCTCGTGGGTCGGGCCATCTCGCGGTGAAGCGTCGGCATCTCACCGTGGAGTGGAACACGATTCAGACGCTCGCACGCATGTCGGTGAGCGCGACGGTTCAGTTCACCGTGAGCACGGTGAGTTGGATTGGACTCGTCCGCGTGATGGCGAGCTTTGGCAGTGTGGCGATGGCTGGCTACACGATCGCGGTGCGCATTATGATGTTGGCGCTCATGCCCGCGTTTGGCATCTCAAGCGCCGGCGCGACGATGGTCGGCCAAGCGCTCGGGGCCCAAAATCCCAATCGCGCCGCACAGGCCGTTCGAACCGCGGCGCGCTATAACGTGTGGTTTCTCGGAATCGTCGGCGTGCTGTTCTTGATTGGAGCGCCCTGGTTAATCGCGGCCTTCACGCATGACGAGGCTGTTCGCGACGTGGCCTCGTTCGGCCTGCGCACGATGGCGCTGGGCTTTCCGATGTTCGCGCTCGGCATGGTGTACACACAGGCGTTCAACGGCGCCGGCGACACGCGAACGCCGACATTAATCAACTTGGCGGTATTCTGGGCGTTTGAGATTCCGTTCGCCTGGCTTCTCGCCGAGCACACCACGGCGGGATTCCGCGGGATCTTCATAGCGGTGGCGGTGGCCTACTCGCTCCTCGCGCTCATCAGCCGCGCATTGTTTGCGCGTGGGCGCTGGAAAACGCGCACGGTATAG
- the paaA gene encoding 1,2-phenylacetyl-CoA epoxidase subunit A — translation MPNPPELASGASAEAARDVAREAAFDARIAAGESIEPKDWMPERYRKQLIRMMSQHAHSEVVGMLPEGNWITRAPSLRRKMSLIAKVQDEGGHGLYIYCGTETLGVDRHDLVEQLLNGTAKYSSIFNYPTLSWADMGVIGWLVDGAAIVNQTILAKTSYGPYARAMIRICKEENFHKRQGYEIVATLAKGTPAQRAMVQDSVNRFWWPSLMMFGPSDTNSPNSGELLRWKVKRKTNDELRQRFVNLTIPQVQAVGLTVPDPDLTYNAATEEWEFGAIDWAEFNEVIRGNGPCNRERIAARRAAHDNGQWVREAATAHAEKKMTHKTEAA, via the coding sequence ATGCCGAATCCCCCAGAACTCGCCAGTGGTGCGTCCGCCGAAGCGGCCCGCGATGTAGCGCGCGAAGCCGCCTTTGACGCTCGCATCGCCGCCGGCGAGTCCATCGAGCCCAAAGATTGGATGCCGGAGCGCTATCGCAAACAGCTCATCCGGATGATGTCCCAGCACGCCCACTCGGAAGTGGTCGGGATGCTTCCCGAGGGGAACTGGATTACGCGTGCGCCGAGCCTGCGCCGCAAGATGTCGCTCATTGCCAAGGTGCAGGATGAAGGCGGGCACGGGCTCTACATCTACTGCGGCACCGAGACGCTCGGCGTAGACCGGCACGACCTCGTTGAGCAGCTGCTCAATGGCACCGCGAAGTATTCGAGCATCTTCAACTACCCGACGTTGAGTTGGGCCGATATGGGCGTCATCGGCTGGCTCGTGGACGGCGCTGCGATCGTGAACCAGACGATCCTCGCCAAAACATCGTACGGCCCGTACGCCCGCGCGATGATCCGCATTTGCAAGGAAGAGAACTTCCACAAGCGTCAGGGCTACGAGATTGTGGCGACCCTCGCCAAGGGCACGCCAGCGCAGCGGGCCATGGTGCAGGATTCCGTGAATCGCTTCTGGTGGCCGTCGCTCATGATGTTTGGGCCGTCGGATACCAACTCGCCCAACTCGGGTGAGCTCCTGCGCTGGAAGGTCAAGCGCAAGACGAATGACGAACTCCGTCAGCGGTTTGTGAATCTCACGATTCCGCAGGTGCAGGCCGTGGGACTCACGGTGCCGGATCCCGATCTCACGTACAATGCTGCCACTGAGGAGTGGGAGTTTGGCGCGATCGATTGGGCGGAGTTCAACGAGGTGATTCGTGGCAACGGTCCGTGCAACCGCGAGCGCATTGCGGCGCGACGCGCGGCGCACGACAACGGACAGTGGGTGCGCGAGGCCGCGACGGCTCATGCGGAGAAAAAGATGACGCACAAGACGGAGGCCGCATGA
- a CDS encoding NAD(P)(+) transhydrogenase (Re/Si-specific) subunit beta, which translates to MGAQDLFVQGSYLVASILFILGLRSLTRPADARLGMQQAALGMLFAVVGTLLNHEIITYQWIIIGLVIGAAAGYPMAMKIEMTAMPQFIAFSHAFGAIAATLVGIVEYRHAYAPGAEGLTPGLTGGTAAALGFEVLFGALTVTGSFMAFGKLQELITGRPITFKGQNALNLLLMAVAFGCLTMLVLHPETAWAFYAMVGLALFLGVSMVLPIGGGDMPVVVSLLNSYAGLAAAATGFAIGNNVLIIAGALEGAGGFILSMMMSKAMNRSFANVIFGAFGATPASSAKKAGEARESKTITPEDAALQLAYAGSVVIIPGYGMAVAQAQHVCRELHELIQKKGGDVKYAIHPVAGRMPGHLNVILSEAGIDYGALLTDVDDANRVLNTADIAVIIGANDIVNPDAEDDKGSPLYGMPIFRPWTARTVYVIKRGKGTGFSGVENPLFFKDNTLMMYGDAKGVLGNLIKEIKALDEGH; encoded by the coding sequence ATGGGCGCGCAGGATTTGTTTGTGCAGGGTTCGTACCTCGTGGCCTCGATTCTGTTCATTCTTGGCCTTCGGTCGCTCACGCGCCCAGCGGATGCGCGACTCGGTATGCAGCAGGCCGCCCTCGGCATGTTGTTCGCCGTGGTGGGCACGCTGCTGAACCATGAGATCATCACGTATCAGTGGATCATTATCGGTTTGGTCATCGGCGCAGCGGCCGGCTATCCGATGGCGATGAAGATCGAAATGACGGCGATGCCGCAGTTCATTGCGTTCTCACACGCCTTTGGTGCGATTGCCGCGACGCTGGTGGGCATCGTGGAATACCGCCACGCGTATGCGCCCGGCGCTGAAGGGCTCACGCCCGGACTCACCGGCGGCACGGCAGCGGCGCTCGGCTTTGAAGTGCTGTTCGGCGCACTGACGGTGACGGGCTCGTTCATGGCGTTCGGCAAGCTGCAGGAACTGATTACGGGACGCCCGATCACGTTCAAGGGACAGAACGCACTCAACCTGCTGTTGATGGCAGTGGCGTTTGGCTGCCTCACGATGCTGGTACTCCACCCGGAAACAGCCTGGGCGTTCTACGCGATGGTGGGCCTCGCCCTGTTCCTTGGCGTGTCGATGGTGCTGCCGATTGGCGGCGGTGATATGCCAGTGGTGGTCTCGCTGCTCAACTCGTACGCCGGCCTCGCGGCCGCGGCGACCGGCTTTGCGATTGGCAACAACGTGCTGATCATTGCTGGCGCGCTCGAGGGCGCGGGCGGATTCATCCTCTCGATGATGATGTCGAAGGCCATGAACCGGTCCTTTGCCAACGTGATCTTCGGAGCCTTTGGCGCCACCCCTGCGAGCAGCGCCAAGAAGGCTGGCGAGGCCCGCGAGTCGAAGACCATCACGCCGGAAGATGCGGCACTCCAGCTCGCCTACGCGGGCTCGGTGGTGATCATCCCGGGCTACGGCATGGCCGTGGCACAAGCGCAGCACGTGTGCCGCGAACTGCACGAGCTCATCCAGAAGAAGGGTGGCGACGTGAAGTACGCCATTCACCCGGTGGCCGGCCGTATGCCCGGACACCTCAACGTCATTCTCTCGGAAGCTGGCATCGACTACGGCGCCCTGCTGACCGACGTGGATGACGCCAACCGCGTGCTCAACACCGCCGACATCGCGGTGATCATCGGCGCCAACGACATCGTGAATCCGGACGCCGAAGACGACAAGGGCAGCCCGCTCTACGGCATGCCCATCTTCCGGCCGTGGACTGCTCGGACCGTATACGTGATCAAGCGCGGCAAGGGCACCGGATTCTCCGGCGTTGAGAACCCGCTCTTCTTCAAGGACAACACGCTCATGATGTACGGCGATGCCAAGGGCGTGCTGGGCAACTTGATCAAAGAGATCAAGGCACTGGACGAAGGGCACTAG
- a CDS encoding MFS transporter, which produces MTDTALEEGFFGWWHAGTPAARKALMAAAFGWMLDAFDVMLYAMVLASVITDLGLTKPQAGLMGSATLLAAAAGGIFFGFIADKFGRTRALMASVLLYSVFTAMCGLAQNLAQFAACRVLLGIGMGGEWASGAALVSEHWSSKHRGRAMGLMQSAWAIGYGAAAIVTWIVLPRFGWRAVFFVGVLPALLVFWVQRNVQEPPLWLERKAKRAKDAADRAAGIAVPNADAITPAPGFRDLFRGPLRRITIAVTFMNACTLFGWWGLNTWIPAYLSLPTTQGGIGVSTAVMSGLVLAMQVGMWFGYISFGYIGDAAGRKRTYISFLLMASVLLPLYGAMRSPVVLLALGPLVAFFGTGYYSGFGALTAEIYPTEIRATAQGFTYNLGRVASAAAPFIVGTLAASRGFFAAFAVSGAAFLLAALAWRWIPETRGRELA; this is translated from the coding sequence ATGACCGACACCGCACTCGAAGAAGGGTTCTTTGGATGGTGGCATGCCGGCACCCCAGCGGCACGCAAAGCACTGATGGCGGCGGCGTTCGGCTGGATGCTCGACGCGTTCGACGTGATGCTCTATGCGATGGTGCTCGCCTCGGTGATCACGGACCTTGGCCTCACCAAGCCGCAGGCCGGGTTGATGGGGTCAGCGACACTGCTGGCGGCCGCTGCGGGCGGCATCTTCTTTGGATTCATTGCCGACAAATTCGGACGCACGCGCGCCCTCATGGCGAGCGTGCTCCTGTACTCGGTCTTTACGGCGATGTGCGGGCTGGCGCAGAACCTCGCGCAGTTTGCGGCCTGCCGCGTGCTCCTCGGGATCGGCATGGGCGGCGAATGGGCGAGCGGTGCGGCGCTGGTGTCGGAGCACTGGTCGTCCAAACACCGCGGCCGCGCGATGGGCTTGATGCAGAGTGCGTGGGCCATTGGCTACGGCGCCGCCGCGATTGTGACGTGGATTGTGCTGCCGCGCTTCGGATGGCGCGCGGTGTTCTTTGTTGGCGTGCTCCCGGCGTTGCTGGTGTTTTGGGTGCAGCGCAACGTGCAAGAACCGCCGCTTTGGCTCGAGCGAAAAGCAAAGCGCGCCAAGGATGCCGCCGACCGCGCTGCGGGTATTGCCGTGCCGAATGCGGACGCGATTACACCCGCGCCTGGGTTCCGCGATCTCTTTCGTGGCCCGTTACGCCGCATTACGATCGCCGTCACGTTCATGAACGCGTGCACGCTCTTCGGCTGGTGGGGGCTCAATACGTGGATCCCCGCGTATCTCTCGTTGCCCACCACGCAGGGTGGCATTGGGGTGAGTACGGCCGTGATGAGCGGGCTCGTGCTCGCCATGCAGGTGGGGATGTGGTTCGGCTACATCTCCTTTGGCTACATCGGCGACGCGGCCGGCCGCAAACGCACCTACATCTCGTTTTTGTTGATGGCGAGTGTGCTGTTGCCACTGTACGGCGCCATGCGATCGCCCGTGGTGCTCTTGGCCCTCGGACCGCTCGTGGCATTCTTCGGGACGGGTTATTACAGCGGCTTCGGCGCACTGACGGCCGAGATTTACCCCACGGAGATTCGCGCCACCGCCCAGGGGTTCACGTACAACTTGGGGCGCGTGGCCAGTGCGGCGGCGCCCTTTATTGTCGGAACATTGGCTGCCTCGCGCGGGTTCTTTGCGGCCTTTGCCGTGAGTGGCGCGGCCTTTCTGCTGGCGGCGCTGGCCTGGCGCTGGATTCCGGAGACGCGGGGGCGGGAGCTGGCCTAG
- the paaJ gene encoding phenylacetate-CoA oxygenase subunit PaaJ, with protein MSTPALTRDELFGILEEVKDPEVPVISIVELGIVRDAVAGDGGVTVTITPTYSGCPAMRVIEDDIRAAFSARGVHEVRISTVYSPAWTTDWIGPDAREKLRKFGIAPPVPVEAGGLVTLTRRRAAAVCPYCGSRDTVLQSEFGSTACKAIHVCRGCRQPFDEFKPL; from the coding sequence GTGAGCACCCCCGCGCTCACGCGCGATGAGCTGTTCGGCATTCTCGAAGAGGTCAAAGACCCCGAGGTGCCTGTGATCAGTATCGTGGAGCTTGGGATCGTGCGCGACGCAGTGGCAGGGGACGGCGGCGTGACGGTGACGATTACGCCGACGTATTCGGGCTGCCCGGCGATGCGCGTGATTGAAGACGACATCCGTGCGGCCTTCTCCGCGCGCGGCGTTCACGAGGTGCGCATCAGCACCGTGTACTCGCCCGCGTGGACCACGGATTGGATTGGCCCCGACGCGCGCGAAAAATTGCGAAAGTTCGGCATCGCCCCGCCTGTGCCCGTCGAGGCTGGTGGGCTCGTGACGCTCACGCGCCGCCGTGCGGCGGCGGTGTGCCCGTACTGCGGATCGCGTGACACGGTATTGCAGAGTGAATTCGGATCCACCGCGTGCAAGGCGATTCACGTCTGCCGTGGCTGCCGCCAACCCTTCGACGAGTTCAAGCCGCTATGA
- a CDS encoding NAD(P) transhydrogenase subunit alpha produces the protein MHIAVPRERAEREALVALVPESVAKLVKAGATVAVESDAGLSAGFSNAQYEAAGATIAADFAAVVTGARLTCKVQPPTTAECRALPEGSALVSYWAPAGQPDVLAALSGRKISLLGMERVPRITRAQSMDVLSSQATVSGYKAVLMGAGALPKMLPMLSTAAGTLAPAKCFVIGAGVAGLQAMATAKRLGALVSGFDVRPAAQEQIQSLGATPLKIELTASAEGSGGYAKQQSEEDARLTQAAIAKHLEQMDLVITTAAIPGRKAPILIPEDAVRGMKPGSVIVDLAAETGGNCSFTKAGETVVAHGVTVLGPLNLPSTAAFHASQMLSRNFLTFLQHITKDNGIVLDATDEITGPMLVTHEGQAVS, from the coding sequence ATGCATATAGCTGTCCCACGGGAACGTGCCGAGCGCGAAGCGCTCGTGGCCCTGGTTCCTGAGAGCGTCGCCAAACTCGTCAAGGCCGGGGCAACGGTCGCCGTCGAGTCGGATGCCGGGCTGTCCGCCGGTTTCTCTAACGCCCAGTACGAGGCCGCCGGGGCGACGATTGCCGCAGACTTTGCCGCCGTCGTGACCGGTGCTCGGTTGACCTGCAAGGTGCAGCCACCGACGACCGCCGAATGCCGCGCGCTTCCCGAGGGGAGCGCGCTTGTGAGTTATTGGGCCCCCGCGGGTCAGCCTGACGTGCTTGCGGCCCTCTCTGGTCGCAAAATCTCCTTGCTCGGCATGGAGCGCGTGCCGCGTATTACGCGCGCGCAGTCCATGGACGTGCTGAGCTCACAGGCGACCGTCAGCGGCTACAAAGCCGTGCTGATGGGCGCCGGCGCGCTCCCCAAAATGCTCCCGATGCTTTCAACCGCCGCAGGGACGCTCGCACCGGCCAAGTGCTTTGTGATTGGCGCGGGCGTGGCTGGGTTGCAAGCGATGGCCACCGCCAAGCGCCTCGGCGCTTTGGTGAGCGGCTTTGACGTTCGCCCCGCAGCGCAGGAGCAGATTCAGTCGCTCGGCGCCACGCCGCTCAAGATTGAGCTCACCGCCTCCGCTGAAGGCAGCGGTGGCTACGCCAAGCAGCAGAGCGAGGAAGATGCGCGCCTCACACAGGCCGCCATCGCCAAACATCTCGAACAGATGGATCTCGTGATCACCACGGCCGCGATTCCGGGCCGCAAAGCGCCGATTCTGATCCCCGAAGACGCGGTGCGCGGCATGAAGCCGGGCTCGGTGATTGTAGACCTCGCGGCTGAAACCGGTGGCAACTGTTCGTTTACGAAGGCCGGCGAAACGGTCGTCGCCCACGGCGTCACCGTCCTCGGCCCGCTCAACCTGCCGAGCACCGCGGCGTTCCATGCGTCGCAGATGCTCAGCCGCAACTTCCTCACATTCCTCCAGCACATCACGAAGGACAACGGGATTGTGCTCGACGCCACGGACGAGATCACTGGCCCGATGCTGGTGACGCACGAGGGACAGGCCGTATCATGA
- the paaC gene encoding phenylacetate-CoA oxygenase subunit PaaC, translating to MSATSPAGPRSTSVENPLFEFLVRLGDDRLVIGHRMAEWCGHGPILEEDIALANIALDYTGQASALLALAGDVEGKGRSDDALAYFRDETQFRNAQITELPIGDFGFTIVRQFLFDCYSVLVWEALASCGHATLAGIAAKAIKEDTYHVRHSSEWMRKLGDGTAESHARVQASLDALWRYTGELFERDAVDDAVAALGIIVPHDALAARWRSLVDGVLREATLVVPAAPGPMVTGGRRGRHTEHLGHMLAEMQIVARSHPGASW from the coding sequence TTGAGCGCCACGTCGCCCGCAGGACCGCGCTCGACCTCTGTCGAGAATCCGCTGTTTGAGTTTCTCGTGCGGCTCGGTGACGACCGCCTCGTGATCGGCCACCGCATGGCCGAGTGGTGCGGTCACGGCCCGATTCTCGAGGAAGACATTGCCCTCGCCAATATCGCGCTCGACTACACCGGGCAGGCGTCGGCATTGCTGGCGCTTGCTGGAGACGTCGAAGGGAAGGGGCGCTCCGATGATGCCCTCGCGTATTTCCGTGACGAAACCCAGTTTCGCAACGCGCAGATCACCGAACTGCCCATTGGGGATTTTGGGTTCACCATCGTCCGGCAGTTCCTCTTTGATTGCTATAGCGTCCTCGTGTGGGAAGCGCTCGCGTCATGCGGCCACGCCACGCTGGCTGGCATCGCCGCCAAAGCGATCAAAGAAGACACGTATCATGTGCGCCATTCCAGCGAGTGGATGCGGAAGCTTGGCGATGGCACAGCCGAGAGCCACGCGCGTGTGCAGGCGTCGCTCGACGCGCTGTGGCGCTACACGGGTGAGCTGTTCGAGCGTGACGCTGTTGATGATGCCGTCGCCGCGCTGGGCATTATTGTGCCCCACGACGCACTCGCGGCGCGCTGGCGTTCGCTGGTGGACGGCGTGCTGCGCGAGGCCACGCTCGTGGTGCCGGCGGCGCCTGGGCCGATGGTCACGGGTGGGCGTCGCGGACGCCACACCGAGCATTTAGGGCACATGCTCGCTGAAATGCAGATTGTGGCACGGTCGCATCCCGGCGCCAGCTGGTGA
- the paaB gene encoding 1,2-phenylacetyl-CoA epoxidase subunit B has protein sequence MTDSQWPLWEVFTQGDQGEPFEHAGSVHAADAEQAMQNARDVYARRGEAINLWVVPAAAIVASAPSDAGPFFDPGNDKAYRHPQFYKVPKGVKVF, from the coding sequence ATGACCGACAGCCAGTGGCCGCTATGGGAAGTGTTCACGCAGGGTGACCAAGGCGAGCCATTCGAGCATGCCGGCAGCGTGCACGCCGCCGACGCCGAGCAAGCGATGCAGAACGCACGGGACGTGTACGCACGCCGCGGCGAAGCCATCAACCTCTGGGTTGTCCCAGCCGCGGCCATTGTCGCGTCTGCTCCGAGTGACGCCGGCCCCTTTTTCGATCCCGGCAACGACAAAGCCTATCGGCATCCGCAGTTCTATAAAGTGCCCAAGGGAGTGAAAGTCTTTTGA